A segment of the Bacillus licheniformis DSM 13 = ATCC 14580 genome:
AATTCTGTTCCGTGTTCTTTAGGTGTAATCGGATAATCTGTCGCTTCATGGATGACTTCAAGCGACGTCACAGCAAGCTCGTAGCCGAGAGGCGAACGCTCGTCTTCTTTGACGACGCCTTTTACATATAATGATGTTTCCTGTGTTACAGACTTAGCGGTTTGAAATGTTTCTTCGTCCACTTCCGCTTTGACGACGACTCCTTGGATAAAGCCTGTCCCGTCTCTAAGCTGCAAAAACGCAATTTTGCCGCTTGAACGTTTGTTGGCGATCCAAGCGCCGATTGTTACTTCTTCACCAACATGCTTGTACACTTGGTTTATTGTTGTTTTCACTATCGTTTCCCTCCAAAACACGAAAGAATTCGGTCAAGCCATCATTCTTTCTGACGTCCATAACGTATATTATACCTTTTTTAAATCGATCAGGTCAATGCAGGTTGTGTGCATGAAAAAAGCGTCCGCCTGCGGACGCTTTTTAATTTCTAGCGGCTGCGATTCACGACAAAGCGGCGGATGCGTTCAACCGCTTCTTCCAAAAGTGACAGGGATGTCGCATACGACAGACGGATGTTGTCCGGTGCGCCGAACCCTGAACCAGGAACGATCGCAACCTTTTCTTCTTCCAAAAGCGCTTCGGCGAATTCATCAACGCTTGAAAAGCCGCACGATTCTGCCGCTTTTTTTGCATTCGGGAACAAGTAGAAGGCTCCTTCAGGCTTCAGGCATGTTAATCCCGGAATGTCAACAAGCAGTTCATACACCTTGTTCAGCCGTTCTTCAAAAGCTTTTCTCATCTCCTCAACAGGCTCGTTTGGCCCATTGTAAGCGGCAATGGCTCCATATTGAGCGACAGATGTCGGATTTGACGTGCTGTGGCTGGCTAGGTTCGTCATCGCTTTAATGATCGGTTCGCTGCCTGCTGCATAACCGATTCTCCAGCCGGTCATGCTGTGTGACTTGGAAACCCCGTTGATGATCACGGTTTGGTTTTTAAGTTCTGGAGAAAGCTGTGCAATGGATACATGTTTTTTTCCGCCGTAAATCAGCTTTTCATATATTTCATCAGATACGATTAAAACGTTGCGTCGAAGGCATACTTCACCGAGAGCTTTGAGCTCTTCTTCCGTATACATCATCCCTGTCGGATTGCTTGGGGAATTGATGATCACAGCCTTCGTTTTTTCTGTGACGGCTTTTTCGAGCTGCTCCGGAGAAATCTTGAAGCTGTTTTCCTCAAGGCCTTCCACAAACACAGGTTTGCCGCCTGCAAGCTTGACTTGTTCAGGATAGCTGACCCAGTACGGAGTCGGAATAATCACTTCGTCCCCTTCGTCGAGGAGCACTTGAAATAGGGTGTAAAGAGCATGCTTTGCACCTGTGCACACAATAACTTCCGATTGGCTGTATTCAATTCCCTGATCGCGCTTGAATTTATCGCGGATGCTGTCTTTCAGCGCCGCAAGACCGCCGGAAGGCGTGTATTTGGTATGTCCTTCGTTCATCGAACGGACAGCCGCTTCAATGATGTGCTCAGGCGTATTAAAATCCGGCTCACCTGCCCCAAGACCGATGACGTCGTGCCCTGCCGCTTTTAATTCTTTTGCTTTTGCAGTGATTGCCAATGTTGCAGATGGTGTTAACGCTGATACTCTTTTAGCTAGATTCAACTCGATTTCCCCCTGTTTCGTCTAAGGCGTAATATTTTTGTGAATTTTTCCGTTTATAAAGTCCACATAGCTTAAACTGTACTGCCCATCTTTATTTAAGTATGTAACTTCCCACAATAGAACATTGCCTTCCCTTGCAAGGTGCACCTCTTTAAGCTCAGACATCAGGCCCTCATCCTGAACAGCTTTTGCAGCCTGGCGGCCGGTAATGCCGGCTGATGCTTTTTTGTAAAGCGTTTTCTGCTTTTTGTCAGCAGGCACCCAAACATACATTTTGTCGCCTTTTTTGTCTGCCCCTGTAACAA
Coding sequences within it:
- a CDS encoding pyridoxal phosphate-dependent aminotransferase codes for the protein MNLAKRVSALTPSATLAITAKAKELKAAGHDVIGLGAGEPDFNTPEHIIEAAVRSMNEGHTKYTPSGGLAALKDSIRDKFKRDQGIEYSQSEVIVCTGAKHALYTLFQVLLDEGDEVIIPTPYWVSYPEQVKLAGGKPVFVEGLEENSFKISPEQLEKAVTEKTKAVIINSPSNPTGMMYTEEELKALGEVCLRRNVLIVSDEIYEKLIYGGKKHVSIAQLSPELKNQTVIINGVSKSHSMTGWRIGYAAGSEPIIKAMTNLASHSTSNPTSVAQYGAIAAYNGPNEPVEEMRKAFEERLNKVYELLVDIPGLTCLKPEGAFYLFPNAKKAAESCGFSSVDEFAEALLEEEKVAIVPGSGFGAPDNIRLSYATSLSLLEEAVERIRRFVVNRSR
- the tseB gene encoding cell wall elongation/penicillin-binding protein regulator TseB, translated to MGKKTLIFILIFGIIFLTALLAGANVYRTAMDQKENGHEQAAETARQEAGLKQVDSVETFVGKEKQYIVTGADKKGDKMYVWVPADKKQKTLYKKASAGITGRQAAKAVQDEGLMSELKEVHLAREGNVLLWEVTYLNKDGQYSLSYVDFINGKIHKNITP